From a single Vitis vinifera cultivar Pinot Noir 40024 chromosome 18, ASM3070453v1 genomic region:
- the LOC100247139 gene encoding transcription factor E2FC isoform X2 has product MAVWGDDPSLSNQQSRFQSDTRNPSLNPFFPSSQRKPHLFPFFSCPMNDSSFVSDTRTHCHSDDRQSAFVKLPLKQTNEIDHCKGQTSRQATLDGHGEEMKFPSLEPESCVGGKQQHSKSKVSKNAKSGAQRSNAESPNILNPVVTCRYDSSLGLLTKKFISLIQEAKDGTLDLNRTADVLEVQKRRIYDITNVLEGIGLIEKTSKNHISWKGFDMSGPQKMDNEVTRLKAEVERLYAEECRLDDCIREKQELLRAIAGDENCQKHLFLTEEDITTLPCFQNQTLIAIKAPQASSVEVPDPDEDIGFSQRQFRIIIRSTTGPIDLYLLSKYEGQSEDITVRRDNSAFYLFFDHMHVYSSFYHSFCS; this is encoded by the exons ATGGCTGTGTGGGGCGATGATCCAAGCCTTTCCAATCAACAATCTCGATTTCAATCCGACACTCGGAATCCGTCTCTGAATCCTTTCTTCCCTTCCTCTCAGCGGAAGCCTCatcttttccctttcttttcttgtccaaTGAACGACTCCTCTTTCGTCTCTGATACTCGTACGCACTGCCATAGCGACGACCGACAGTCTGCTTTTGTCAAGCTTCCG TTGAAGCAAACAAATGAAATAGACCATTGCAAGGGTCAGACTAGTAGACAAGCCACTCTTGATGGACATGGTGAAGAAATGAAATTTCCTTCCCTTGAACCAGAGTCTTGTGTGGGTGGTAAGCAGCAACACAGTAAATCAAAGGTGTCAAAAAATGCCAAATCTGGAGCTCAAAGATCAAATGCTG AGTCCCCGAATATTCTGAATCCAGTTGTTACTTGCCGTTATGACAGTTCACTAG GCTTGTTAACAAAGAAATTCATTAGTTTGATCCAGGAGGCTAAGGATGGGACCCTTGATCTAAACCGTACTGCAGATGTCTTGGAG GTCCAAAAGAGGAGAATATATGATATTACAAATGTTCTTGAAGGAATAGGATTGATTGAGAAAACTTCAAAGAACCATATTAGCTGGAA GGGATTTGACATGTCTGGGCCACAGAAGATGGATAATGAAGTCACGAGATTGAAG GCTGAAGTTGAAAGGTTATATGCTGAAGAATGTAGACTTGATGATTGCATAAG GGAAAAGCAGGAGCTTCTAAGGGCCATAGCTGGAGATGAAAATTGTCAAAA GCACCTCTTTTTGACAGAAGAAGATATTACAACACTTCCTTGCTTCCAG AATCAAACACTAATTGCAATAAAGGCTCCTCAAGCCAGTTCTGTTGAAGTTCCTGATCCTGATGAG GATATTGGTTTCTCACAAAGGCAGTTTAGAATCATTATCAGAAGCACCACAGGACCAATTGATTTATACTTGTTGAG CAAATATGAAGGCCAATCTGAGGATATAACAGTCAGGAGGGACAATAGTgcattttatcttttctttgatCACATGCATGTATACTCTTCCTTCTATCATAGCTTTTGTTCATGA